One segment of Hymenobacter volaticus DNA contains the following:
- a CDS encoding 5-(carboxyamino)imidazole ribonucleotide synthase — MTPIFPGSVDAAGQRATLGVLGGGQLGRMFVHAAQRLGYFTAVLEPDPQSPAGLVSHHHIQTGYDDPSGLAQLSQLCQAITTEFENVPAQALQTLALTRPVAPSAAVVGIAQNRIAEKAHFSACADLSGVSCGPYAVIETLTQLRAVQNERADLLPGILKTARMGYDGKGQVRVKNTDDLTAAWAELGSVACVLEKMLPLTAECSVLVARGWDGQVVSFAPQRNVHVDGILAVTHAYEGNMPPALATRARDAAVSIAQHLGYVGVLCIEFFVVADGSEHGGLVVNEMAPRPHNSGHYTLDACDASQFDLQVHTMAGLPLPQPRQHSPAIMLNLLGDVWFGADGQRREPDWYSVLSLPGTHLHLYGKLDARAGRKMGHLTITGPDILSVKTVAQRAAGLLGLPGLDAI, encoded by the coding sequence ATGACTCCGATTTTCCCAGGCAGTGTGGACGCCGCGGGCCAGCGGGCCACCCTAGGCGTGTTGGGGGGCGGCCAGCTGGGTCGAATGTTTGTGCATGCCGCCCAGCGCTTGGGTTACTTCACCGCTGTGCTGGAGCCCGACCCGCAAAGCCCGGCCGGGCTGGTGAGTCACCACCACATCCAGACCGGCTACGATGACCCAAGCGGGCTGGCGCAACTCTCCCAGCTGTGCCAGGCCATTACCACCGAGTTTGAAAATGTGCCGGCCCAGGCCCTGCAAACGCTGGCGCTGACCCGACCCGTGGCGCCGAGTGCGGCCGTGGTGGGCATTGCCCAAAACCGCATCGCGGAAAAAGCCCACTTCTCGGCCTGCGCGGACCTGTCGGGGGTGAGTTGCGGGCCCTATGCGGTGATTGAAACGCTGACCCAGCTGCGGGCCGTTCAAAACGAGCGGGCTGATTTGCTGCCTGGCATCTTGAAAACCGCGCGTATGGGTTACGACGGCAAAGGCCAAGTCCGCGTGAAGAACACCGATGATCTGACCGCCGCCTGGGCGGAGTTGGGCAGTGTCGCCTGCGTGCTGGAAAAGATGCTGCCGCTAACCGCCGAGTGTTCGGTGCTGGTGGCGCGCGGCTGGGACGGACAGGTCGTCAGCTTCGCCCCGCAGCGCAATGTGCACGTCGATGGCATCTTGGCCGTGACCCATGCCTACGAAGGAAATATGCCGCCCGCCCTGGCAACTAGGGCCCGCGACGCGGCCGTTTCCATCGCGCAGCATCTCGGCTATGTTGGGGTGCTGTGCATCGAGTTTTTTGTGGTGGCAGACGGCAGCGAGCACGGCGGCCTAGTGGTCAACGAGATGGCTCCGCGCCCGCACAACAGCGGCCACTACACCCTGGACGCTTGTGATGCGTCGCAGTTTGACCTGCAGGTGCATACCATGGCGGGCTTGCCTTTGCCGCAGCCGCGTCAGCATTCTCCAGCCATCATGCTCAACCTGCTGGGTGACGTGTGGTTTGGCGCCGATGGTCAACGGCGTGAGCCGGACTGGTACTCCGTGCTGAGTTTGCCGGGAACGCACCTGCACCTATATGGCAAGTTGGACGCGCGCGCGGGCCGCAAGATGGGTCACCTGACCATCACCGGCCCAGATATCCTCAGTGTTAAAACCGTGGCGCAACGCGCCGCTGGCTTGCTAGGCTTGCCGGGGCTGGACGCCATCTAG
- a CDS encoding winged helix-turn-helix transcriptional regulator: MASNVKEGTTNAQNRQVLSAWCSVNDVLRDISPRWKMVVLHRIAHGVAQFSQLKHAFPTLSDQVLGKRLAELVAERLVEKRAVADTVPPQIRYTPTPKGRALLTIIDALQQWGQQDWSSKHD; the protein is encoded by the coding sequence ATGGCCAGTAACGTGAAAGAAGGCACCACCAACGCGCAGAATCGGCAGGTTTTGTCGGCGTGGTGCTCAGTCAATGATGTCTTGCGCGACATCAGCCCCCGTTGGAAGATGGTGGTCTTGCATCGTATTGCCCATGGGGTTGCCCAGTTTAGCCAGCTCAAGCACGCTTTTCCCACCTTGTCAGATCAGGTGCTTGGTAAGCGCCTGGCCGAGTTAGTGGCCGAGCGGTTGGTCGAGAAGCGCGCGGTGGCGGATACCGTCCCGCCCCAGATTCGCTACACGCCCACGCCCAAGGGCCGCGCCCTACTGACCATTATCGATGCGCTGCAGCAGTGGGGCCAGCAGGATTGGTCCAGTAAGCACGACTAA
- a CDS encoding alpha/beta fold hydrolase codes for MVDHQGTPVHSDRIAVNGTNLHYRFAGTGTPVVLLHGIPKTGYHWRHLLPLLSDHYTVIVPDLRGLGDSDHPADGYDSATMSEDIGALMAKLGHGSYHVVGEDWGAVIGYQLAARHPQQVKSLVFAEALMPGFNFEQHTALTPENAAGMFLWHVGFYFQADVPEMLIAGHERELLTYLLRSERLFPDTATADAIEEYVRCYSLPGGIRSMLAVYRAMLVDGEQNRELSKTKLALPVLALGGDAFIGERNEGIMQQMAHNVTGHVFHAGHDLAEEVPEEMAAVLLPFLAAHS; via the coding sequence ATGGTCGACCACCAGGGAACACCCGTGCACAGTGACCGTATCGCAGTCAATGGCACGAACCTGCACTATCGCTTCGCCGGAACAGGTACCCCCGTGGTGTTGCTGCACGGCATACCCAAAACGGGGTATCACTGGCGGCATCTACTACCCCTACTCAGCGACCACTACACCGTCATCGTGCCGGATCTACGGGGACTCGGCGATTCGGATCACCCCGCCGACGGATATGACTCGGCCACGATGAGCGAGGACATTGGGGCGCTCATGGCCAAGCTCGGCCATGGCTCCTATCACGTGGTAGGCGAAGATTGGGGGGCAGTTATCGGCTATCAGCTCGCCGCGCGTCACCCGCAGCAAGTGAAGTCCCTGGTCTTTGCGGAAGCGTTGATGCCGGGCTTCAACTTCGAGCAGCATACGGCCTTGACGCCCGAAAATGCGGCGGGCATGTTTCTCTGGCACGTGGGCTTTTACTTTCAGGCGGATGTACCCGAGATGTTGATTGCCGGCCATGAGCGCGAGTTGCTTACTTACCTGCTCAGGTCCGAGCGCCTGTTCCCCGACACTGCCACGGCCGACGCCATCGAAGAATATGTGCGCTGCTACAGCCTGCCGGGCGGAATCCGGTCGATGCTGGCGGTGTACCGCGCCATGCTGGTAGACGGCGAACAGAATCGCGAGTTGTCGAAAACCAAATTGGCGCTCCCGGTCCTGGCGCTAGGCGGCGATGCGTTTATCGGGGAGCGTAATGAGGGCATCATGCAGCAAATGGCCCACAACGTCACCGGCCACGTCTTCCACGCCGGTCATGATTTAGCAGAGGAAGTACCCGAGGAGATGGCCGCCGTCCTGCTGCCCTTTTTGGCTGCCCATTCGTAA
- a CDS encoding T9SS type A sorting domain-containing protein — protein MTTFQGKTYPTPASATGKRIVVAYGSNPLTNGNGVRASTGVGSNQGGTPGNHTPQDIWVGAEDNTNSSHAARISGQGLLDNTALTSIMANFMSLSMFEQVLAARGAQNPADPTVHVFPTPFNNQLTVSFDVTTAAPVSVELFNELGQKVATLVDHKLYRAGSFTVPVDAQHLGSGLYIATVTIDGQVISKKTVKL, from the coding sequence ATGACCACCTTCCAAGGCAAGACGTACCCGACCCCGGCTTCGGCCACCGGCAAGCGCATTGTAGTGGCCTATGGCTCCAACCCGCTCACCAATGGTAACGGCGTCCGTGCCAGCACCGGAGTAGGCAGCAACCAGGGCGGAACGCCCGGCAACCACACTCCCCAAGATATTTGGGTGGGCGCCGAAGACAATACCAACAGCTCGCACGCGGCCCGGATCAGCGGCCAGGGCTTGCTCGACAACACGGCCCTGACTTCCATTATGGCCAATTTCATGAGCTTGAGCATGTTCGAGCAAGTTCTGGCCGCCCGCGGCGCCCAAAACCCGGCGGACCCAACAGTGCACGTTTTCCCGACCCCGTTCAACAACCAACTTACCGTGTCGTTCGACGTTACTACGGCTGCCCCGGTGAGCGTGGAACTCTTCAACGAGCTGGGCCAGAAAGTGGCCACGCTGGTAGACCATAAGCTTTACCGCGCGGGTTCGTTCACCGTTCCGGTTGACGCGCAACACCTAGGCAGCGGCCTCTACATCGCCACCGTGACGATCGATGGGCAGGTGATTTCCAAAAAGACCGTCAAGCTCTAG
- a CDS encoding dihydroorotase: MLFLQNARIASENSPVLLESDVLIVEGIIQDIGSNLAIPKGARVIDARGRVLMPAMFDAHVHFRAPGFENKETITTGSEAAINGGITGVVMMPNTRPALDSATSVATVLDNAKRKARIPVYTSGCVTKDRQGKELAEIEGMRTLGVKMLTDDGDTTSDPAVLLRAMQYATEFGMFFASHCEVPELAGPRALNEGVMSYRLGIKGSPTCAEEIIIDRDIRLARAAGAHVHIQHVSSKLGMETIRWWKSRGDVKVTAEVAPHHLMFTDEHIGDYDTNYKMNPPLRTQADCDALLEGLIEGVFDLIATDHAPHTPFEKAQDFVTAPNGITGLDTALVSLYHHFVEPGKFGWDLVVKRYSAEPRRLMGLPVPTIEVGQQAECVLFDTEAETTFTREFMKSKSQNTPFIDQTLKGRVDLVILGPEILLER; encoded by the coding sequence ATGCTCTTCCTTCAAAACGCCCGTATCGCCTCTGAAAATTCACCTGTGCTGCTCGAGAGCGATGTTCTGATTGTCGAAGGAATAATTCAAGACATCGGCAGCAACCTAGCTATTCCCAAGGGCGCCCGCGTCATCGATGCGCGCGGCCGCGTTCTTATGCCGGCCATGTTTGATGCCCACGTCCATTTCCGCGCCCCCGGATTTGAGAACAAGGAAACTATCACGACGGGGAGCGAAGCAGCCATCAATGGCGGTATTACCGGCGTGGTGATGATGCCGAACACCCGCCCGGCCCTCGACTCGGCAACCTCGGTGGCCACCGTGCTCGACAATGCCAAACGCAAGGCCCGCATTCCGGTGTATACCTCCGGCTGCGTCACCAAGGACCGCCAGGGCAAGGAACTGGCAGAAATCGAAGGCATGCGCACGCTCGGGGTGAAAATGCTCACCGACGACGGGGATACCACCAGTGACCCGGCGGTGCTGCTGCGGGCCATGCAGTACGCCACCGAGTTTGGGATGTTTTTCGCCAGCCACTGCGAGGTGCCGGAGTTGGCCGGGCCGCGCGCCCTGAACGAAGGAGTAATGAGTTATCGGCTCGGCATCAAGGGCTCGCCGACTTGCGCCGAGGAAATCATCATCGACCGCGACATTCGCCTGGCCCGGGCGGCAGGCGCGCACGTGCATATCCAACACGTTTCCAGCAAGCTCGGCATGGAAACCATCCGCTGGTGGAAATCCCGCGGCGATGTGAAGGTAACGGCGGAAGTGGCCCCGCACCATTTGATGTTCACCGACGAGCACATCGGCGACTACGACACCAACTATAAGATGAACCCGCCGCTGCGGACGCAGGCCGATTGTGATGCGCTGCTCGAAGGGCTCATCGAAGGCGTCTTCGACCTTATTGCCACCGACCATGCGCCGCACACGCCGTTTGAAAAGGCCCAGGATTTTGTTACTGCGCCCAACGGCATCACCGGCCTGGATACGGCCCTGGTGTCGCTCTATCACCACTTCGTCGAGCCTGGCAAATTCGGGTGGGACTTGGTGGTGAAGCGCTATTCGGCGGAGCCCCGCCGCCTGATGGGTTTGCCGGTACCCACCATCGAAGTCGGCCAACAAGCTGAGTGCGTGTTGTTTGATACCGAAGCGGAAACGACCTTCACCCGGGAATTCATGAAATCCAAATCCCAGAACACGCCCTTCATCGACCAGACGCTGAAAGGCCGGGTGGACCTGGTGATTCTAGGCCCGGAAATCTTGTTGGAGCGCTAA
- a CDS encoding DUF4267 domain-containing protein: MRRTLSRSLGLLIGLGMVFIGLRFLLAPRTGAEGFGVFLPPADVHYAFHYAKGIRDVFSGLLLVAFAALGYDRPLAWVMLLGTLIPSVDLAIVRAQPTASLPLELPHLVAIGLLLSGAASLFSQSAPVPPAKG, from the coding sequence ATGCGTCGCACGCTCTCCCGCAGCCTCGGGCTGCTCATTGGTCTTGGCATGGTGTTTATCGGCCTGCGCTTTCTGCTGGCTCCCCGGACGGGAGCGGAAGGCTTCGGCGTGTTTCTACCCCCTGCCGATGTGCATTACGCCTTTCACTACGCCAAAGGCATCCGGGACGTGTTTTCAGGCCTGTTGCTAGTGGCCTTTGCCGCCCTTGGCTACGACCGACCCTTGGCATGGGTCATGCTGCTGGGTACACTCATTCCCAGCGTAGACCTAGCCATCGTGCGGGCCCAGCCCACCGCCTCGCTGCCGTTGGAACTACCGCACCTAGTGGCCATCGGCCTGCTGCTGAGCGGGGCGGCTTCTTTATTCAGCCAGTCTGCTCCCGTACCCCCCGCGAAAGGGTAA
- a CDS encoding nuclear transport factor 2 family protein codes for MASSVDITDITQAITAIFVGTDEHDWSRVQAAFAPQVLLDYTSMAGGEPARLTPEQIVTAWQALLPGFEHTHHQLGNFDVRLVNDREATAFCYGTATHYLPQPTGSNVWTVVGTYEFHLVREGATWHTDRLKFNLKYQDGNLELPNQAAERVILRSRG; via the coding sequence ATGGCCTCATCCGTAGATATTACCGACATTACCCAAGCCATTACGGCTATCTTCGTCGGCACCGACGAACACGACTGGTCGCGCGTGCAAGCCGCCTTTGCCCCGCAGGTTCTTCTAGATTATACGTCTATGGCTGGTGGCGAGCCCGCCAGGCTAACGCCCGAGCAGATTGTTACTGCCTGGCAGGCCCTGCTGCCCGGCTTTGAGCACACGCACCACCAGTTAGGCAATTTTGATGTGCGACTGGTCAACGACCGTGAAGCTACTGCCTTTTGCTACGGCACGGCCACGCACTACTTGCCGCAGCCCACAGGCAGCAACGTCTGGACGGTGGTGGGCACCTACGAGTTCCACTTGGTGCGTGAAGGTGCGACCTGGCACACGGACAGGCTGAAGTTCAATCTGAAATACCAGGACGGCAATCTGGAGCTGCCGAATCAGGCCGCTGAGCGGGTGATATTGCGCAGTCGAGGCTAG
- a CDS encoding cupin domain-containing protein produces the protein MRPTSISTLDPQAGPTVSQAGGTYRVVVSGDQTGQAYAIIDMLVPPHSGPVPHAHPTIQETFYVMEGEVVVRSETQTYVAKKGAVVTIPLGGAVHNFTNESTTPAHMLCVVAPAGLDTFFLTVGQPIVAGQPLATPPPTPEQQQRIGALAKQYGQEVFPPDYFTKKG, from the coding sequence ATGCGCCCTACTTCCATCAGTACCCTCGACCCCCAAGCCGGCCCGACCGTTTCGCAAGCAGGCGGCACCTATCGGGTAGTGGTCTCCGGCGACCAGACCGGCCAGGCCTATGCCATCATCGATATGCTGGTGCCACCCCACAGCGGCCCGGTGCCCCATGCGCACCCCACCATTCAAGAAACCTTTTATGTCATGGAAGGGGAAGTTGTTGTGCGCTCCGAAACCCAAACTTACGTGGCCAAAAAAGGGGCGGTGGTCACTATTCCACTGGGTGGCGCGGTTCATAATTTCACCAATGAGAGCACGACCCCAGCGCATATGCTCTGCGTAGTTGCGCCTGCCGGCCTCGATACCTTTTTCCTAACGGTTGGCCAGCCAATTGTGGCCGGGCAGCCGCTCGCCACACCGCCACCCACGCCCGAACAACAGCAGCGCATTGGCGCGCTAGCCAAGCAATACGGCCAAGAGGTCTTTCCGCCCGATTATTTTACCAAAAAGGGCTAG
- a CDS encoding Na/Pi cotransporter family protein — MHSSSILSIVLLAVSGLVLFLYAVSRLALALRQVVGERVKNALDRFTKTVPMAILAGTVVTTLLDSSSVVIILAIALVSAGALPFRNSLGVVLGANIGTTISSQLFAFDLGQYAVVAMLPGLLLLSLSKKRPGRTAGRALFNFGLLFFSLFLIGEAAAPLKDYEGVQAWLLKLENPVRGAGAGALITLLIQSSSATLGMVIKLAAKGLLTLPAGIAVMLGAELGTCSDTLLATVGRGRAALKTGLFHLGFNLVSITLGLLLIAPFTALVLRVAGQADVARQIAHAHVLFNVSGVLLFAPLVPLCQRLLDAWLPEQEPGAPVLALPAR, encoded by the coding sequence ATGCACTCTTCGTCCATTCTATCCATTGTTTTGCTGGCCGTCAGTGGCTTAGTCTTGTTCTTGTACGCGGTGAGCCGCTTGGCGCTGGCGCTGCGCCAGGTGGTGGGCGAGCGGGTGAAAAACGCTCTGGACCGCTTTACCAAGACCGTGCCCATGGCCATTCTGGCTGGCACCGTGGTGACGACCCTGCTCGATTCCTCATCGGTGGTTATTATCCTGGCTATTGCCTTGGTAAGTGCCGGCGCGCTGCCTTTCCGCAACTCCTTGGGCGTGGTGCTCGGCGCCAATATCGGTACAACCATTTCCTCTCAACTCTTCGCCTTTGATCTAGGCCAATACGCCGTAGTAGCCATGCTGCCGGGCTTGCTGCTGTTGTCGCTCAGCAAAAAGCGCCCGGGTCGCACGGCAGGGCGGGCGTTGTTTAACTTCGGATTGCTGTTTTTCTCGTTGTTTCTGATCGGGGAAGCTGCGGCCCCGCTCAAAGACTACGAGGGAGTGCAGGCCTGGCTGCTCAAGCTGGAAAACCCGGTGCGCGGGGCGGGAGCCGGCGCCCTAATTACTTTGCTGATTCAATCGTCGTCGGCCACGCTCGGTATGGTCATCAAACTGGCGGCCAAAGGCTTGCTGACGCTGCCCGCTGGCATCGCCGTGATGCTCGGCGCCGAGCTAGGAACGTGCTCTGACACGCTGCTGGCCACCGTGGGCCGCGGCCGCGCCGCTTTAAAGACCGGCTTGTTTCACTTAGGCTTCAATCTGGTTTCTATCACGCTGGGCTTGCTGCTGATTGCGCCTTTCACGGCCCTGGTACTGCGGGTAGCCGGCCAGGCCGATGTTGCCCGCCAAATTGCCCATGCCCACGTCTTGTTCAACGTCAGCGGCGTGCTGCTGTTCGCTCCGCTGGTGCCGCTCTGCCAGCGTCTGCTGGATGCGTGGTTGCCCGAGCAAGAACCGGGGGCGCCGGTCCTGGCCCTGCCAGCGAGGTAG
- a CDS encoding alpha/beta fold hydrolase: MTHWDRTRDLPQLTVPVLAIGGKYDIMDPAHTEWLATQVKQGNSLICPQGSHMSMYDDQQTYMRGLIKYLKSVDDSSFQPGSKL, translated from the coding sequence TTGACGCATTGGGACCGCACCCGCGACTTACCCCAACTCACCGTGCCGGTGCTCGCCATTGGCGGCAAGTACGACATCATGGACCCGGCCCACACGGAATGGCTTGCCACGCAGGTCAAGCAAGGCAATTCGCTTATTTGCCCGCAAGGCAGCCACATGAGTATGTACGACGATCAGCAAACCTACATGAGAGGCCTTATCAAGTATTTGAAGTCAGTGGATGACAGCTCGTTTCAGCCCGGCAGCAAACTCTGA
- a CDS encoding BLUF domain-containing protein has translation MSDYSLPNEAARRRAVAAFIRFTTNTTLAPPRYERELLARYQTGELTIDEVLVLLETSVYHVLYRSQTKLGLVLPDVEALVNWSRHYNHEHHLTGLLLYSDDRFVQLLEGEEIAVRTLFARIQQDARHTQVVTLSEGPGPQRWFAEWSMAWGQIDPLELEQVLGTVETHAPVPESITDPHLRTLLHVFHQFGSKLD, from the coding sequence ATGAGTGACTATTCCTTGCCTAATGAGGCAGCTCGCCGCCGTGCGGTAGCTGCCTTCATTCGTTTCACGACGAACACTACCCTTGCTCCACCGCGTTATGAACGAGAACTCTTAGCGCGTTACCAGACCGGAGAGCTCACGATTGACGAGGTGTTGGTCTTGCTAGAGACAAGTGTCTATCATGTTTTGTACCGTAGCCAGACCAAGCTAGGCCTGGTGCTGCCCGACGTAGAGGCGCTAGTGAACTGGTCACGCCATTACAACCACGAGCACCATCTCACGGGCCTGCTCTTGTACAGTGACGACCGGTTTGTGCAACTCTTGGAAGGAGAGGAAATAGCAGTGCGCACCCTTTTCGCCCGGATTCAACAGGATGCGCGCCACACGCAAGTCGTCACGTTAAGCGAAGGCCCCGGCCCGCAGCGGTGGTTTGCCGAGTGGAGCATGGCCTGGGGCCAGATAGATCCGCTCGAACTCGAGCAGGTGCTGGGCACCGTGGAAACGCATGCACCGGTACCGGAGTCGATCACCGATCCGCACCTGCGAACATTGCTCCACGTATTTCATCAATTCGGCTCGAAGTTGGATTAG
- a CDS encoding alkaline phosphatase D family protein — MAKNTTKGVTRRKFIKNTALISSGVTLLPSLLSSCADDDDGPVYTGGGFREGVASFDPSATGIILWTRYTPADNESGDALIRWELSDTADFNRLAASGTLRAGPATDYTVAVDATGLTANQKYFYRFRSESTRAESVVGETRTLPLAGQASSVKMAVVSCANYQSGLFNVYGAVAASEADVVVHLGDYIYEYGQGQYGTNSSTAVLNRGHLPATEVLNLSDYRTRYQQYRSDPQLQLAHQLKPFICVWDDHELANDAYVDGAENHQPSEGSYAQRKQIAQQVWHEYLPARVSSPDKIYRSFDFGGIAQLLMLDTRLLGRDKQLSYADYFGAGGTFNAAAFATAWLNPNRSMLGTEQRTWLAAALAGSSAKWQVLGSQVLMGKMYIPAELLPLVAQLASGGGTAAVLAQYTALATQLIAIKLRIQQGDPTVTPTERARVTTVLPYNLDAWDGYPAERERVYAAAGAKKLVSLAGDTHNAWYNDLTTASGQKAGVEFACPSVSSPGFEAFFNGNAATAQSFAQSNQLLIDDLNYLDASQRGYVLAEFSATTASAQWRYVGSLDVASTSTTTGKTVTEA; from the coding sequence ATGGCCAAAAACACTACTAAAGGAGTAACCAGACGAAAATTCATTAAAAATACGGCCCTGATTTCAAGCGGCGTCACGTTGCTGCCTTCTTTGCTGAGCAGCTGCGCCGACGATGACGACGGCCCCGTGTATACCGGCGGCGGCTTCCGCGAGGGCGTGGCCAGCTTCGATCCGTCCGCTACGGGAATTATCCTTTGGACCCGCTACACCCCGGCTGACAACGAATCCGGCGACGCGCTCATCCGCTGGGAGCTGTCCGATACCGCCGACTTCAACCGGTTGGCGGCGAGCGGCACTCTCCGGGCGGGACCAGCTACGGACTACACCGTGGCAGTGGATGCAACGGGCTTAACAGCCAACCAGAAGTACTTTTACCGCTTCCGCAGCGAAAGCACCCGGGCGGAATCGGTGGTTGGGGAAACCCGTACCTTGCCGCTGGCCGGCCAAGCGAGCAGCGTGAAGATGGCTGTCGTGTCGTGCGCCAACTACCAATCGGGCTTGTTTAACGTTTACGGGGCCGTGGCCGCGTCGGAGGCCGATGTGGTGGTGCACCTGGGCGACTACATCTACGAGTACGGCCAGGGGCAGTACGGCACCAACAGCTCGACGGCTGTCTTGAATAGAGGCCACTTGCCGGCCACCGAAGTGCTGAACTTAAGCGACTACCGCACCCGCTACCAGCAGTACCGCAGCGACCCGCAATTGCAGCTGGCCCACCAGCTCAAGCCCTTTATCTGCGTGTGGGACGACCACGAGCTGGCTAACGATGCGTACGTGGACGGAGCCGAAAACCACCAGCCTTCCGAGGGCTCTTACGCCCAGCGCAAGCAGATTGCCCAGCAGGTCTGGCACGAGTACCTGCCGGCCCGGGTTAGCAGCCCCGATAAAATCTACCGCAGCTTCGACTTCGGCGGCATTGCCCAGTTGCTCATGCTCGACACCCGCCTGCTCGGGCGCGACAAGCAACTGAGCTACGCCGACTACTTCGGGGCCGGCGGCACCTTCAACGCGGCGGCTTTCGCCACGGCCTGGCTGAATCCGAACCGCAGCATGCTCGGCACCGAACAGCGTACTTGGCTGGCCGCCGCCCTGGCCGGGAGCAGCGCCAAGTGGCAGGTCTTGGGCTCGCAGGTGCTGATGGGCAAAATGTACATCCCGGCCGAACTGCTGCCGCTAGTGGCACAGTTGGCCTCGGGAGGCGGCACGGCCGCGGTGTTGGCCCAGTACACGGCCCTGGCCACGCAGCTGATTGCCATCAAGTTGCGCATTCAGCAGGGTGACCCCACGGTAACGCCCACCGAGCGGGCCCGCGTCACGACGGTACTGCCCTATAACCTCGATGCCTGGGACGGCTATCCGGCCGAGCGGGAGCGGGTGTACGCGGCGGCCGGAGCCAAAAAGCTGGTTTCGCTGGCGGGCGACACGCACAACGCCTGGTACAACGATTTGACGACGGCCAGCGGCCAGAAAGCCGGGGTGGAGTTTGCTTGCCCTTCGGTTTCCTCGCCCGGCTTTGAAGCATTCTTCAACGGCAACGCGGCCACGGCGCAAAGCTTCGCCCAATCCAACCAGCTGCTCATCGACGACCTCAACTACCTCGACGCCTCGCAGCGGGGTTACGTGCTGGCCGAATTCAGCGCGACAACCGCCTCGGCACAGTGGCGGTACGTGGGGAGCCTGGACGTGGCCAGCACTTCCACGACCACCGGCAAGACGGTAACCGAAGCTTAG
- a CDS encoding DinB family protein codes for MSLLLPMATNRYFAQAFDTFKAFDNLTVASSSAEQEAFPASIWQILHHLLAWQTHQLAQLRGTVLTEAFDEKRSWSTARVPPSETALQAAVTEFQHQLVELQDHAQQLSGEGSEVVEQALVLQAVALHLSFHLGEVVLIRRLQGTYPLPEQMAAFLPK; via the coding sequence ATGTCCCTGCTGCTGCCCATGGCTACTAATCGCTACTTCGCCCAAGCCTTTGATACCTTCAAGGCCTTCGACAACCTGACCGTGGCCAGCAGCAGCGCGGAGCAAGAGGCATTTCCCGCGAGTATTTGGCAGATTTTACACCACTTGCTCGCCTGGCAAACACATCAGCTCGCCCAACTACGGGGAACCGTTCTCACCGAGGCATTCGATGAAAAGCGTAGTTGGAGTACAGCGCGCGTACCCCCGAGTGAAACGGCGCTACAAGCCGCTGTTACGGAATTCCAGCACCAACTGGTTGAGTTGCAAGACCACGCCCAGCAGCTGAGCGGCGAAGGGTCAGAAGTCGTAGAGCAAGCCCTCGTCCTGCAAGCGGTGGCCTTGCATCTCTCGTTTCACCTAGGGGAGGTTGTGCTGATTCGGCGGCTGCAGGGCACGTATCCGCTGCCGGAGCAGATGGCCGCGTTCTTGCCGAAATGA
- a CDS encoding ATP-binding protein, with amino-acid sequence MLLPALIEAIRLDLLPLLDQTQAQLEVQVPTGLTLTFSEKNLPSVVYNLLSNALKYGRPGRVPQVVIRDQAQPDYHVLEVQDNGLGLDLSHGQGKLWWTASLVRAPPSTGISGADDHSKSDGHCRIQPEIK; translated from the coding sequence GTGTTGCTGCCCGCCCTCATTGAAGCCATCCGCCTCGACTTACTGCCGTTGCTCGACCAAACCCAAGCCCAGCTGGAGGTGCAGGTGCCGACTGGGCTAACCCTGACTTTTTCGGAAAAGAACTTGCCGAGTGTGGTTTACAACTTACTTAGCAACGCGCTCAAGTATGGCCGCCCCGGTCGCGTGCCCCAAGTGGTCATCCGCGACCAGGCCCAGCCCGACTACCACGTGCTCGAAGTGCAGGACAACGGGTTGGGCCTGGACTTGTCGCATGGCCAGGGCAAGCTTTGGTGGACAGCCAGCTTGGTCAGGGCACCACCTTCCACGGGTATCTCCGGCGCTGACGACCACTCCAAGTCTGACGGCCATTGCCGAATACAGCCCGAAATAAAATAA